One region of Macadamia integrifolia cultivar HAES 741 chromosome 11, SCU_Mint_v3, whole genome shotgun sequence genomic DNA includes:
- the LOC122092775 gene encoding dof zinc finger protein DOF3.2-like, with protein sequence MQQEGGGVGGMSGLQQQDRRMKPSSATENQQQPPQQPQKCPRCESLNTKFCYYNNYSLSQPRYFCKTCRRYWTQGGTLRNVPVGGGCRKGKRSKRPSTSDNPPPTRSQNQQQLLISTSDTAVISTTTASSSRKPETDTIMAASNPIPSMASVPSSSVYYGGGGGFLSSLSTLQPYNPHMNVGGGGDFGGSNLALLQGFGLPSFIPQQQQHPQVYQMGGNREMKPSQVFPPPEENLRPSGSTSHHPQDWHQSFIESSSNSKPGPTYWNNSSGNNMNSNSNNNTTTATTTQWLSDLSGYGHPSQPFI encoded by the coding sequence atgCAGCAGGAAGGTGGAGGAGTAGGTGGGATGAGTGGTCTGCAACAACAAGATCGGAGGATGAAGCCATCATCGGCTACGGAAAATCAACAACAACCACCACAGCAGCCTCAGAAATGTCCTCGTTGTGAATCTCTCAATACCAAGTTTTGTTACTACAACAATTACAGTCTCTCTCAGCCTCGTTATTTCTGCAAGACTTGTAGAAGATACTGGACTCAAGGAGGAACTCTCCGAAATGTCCCCGTCGGAGGTGGTTGCCGGAAGGGGAAACGATCCAAGAGACCCTCTACCTCCGATAACCCACCACCGACTCGTTCACAGAATCAACAGCAACTATTAATTTCAACCTCAGATACTGCTGTGATATCAACTACTACAGCTTCTTCTTCGAGGAAACCAGAAACTGATACGATCATGGCTGCTTCAAATCCGATCCCATCTATGGCATCGgttccttcttcttctgtctACTATGGCGGTGGAGGAGGGTTCTTATCTTCCCTGTCAACCCTTCAACCTTATAATCCCCACATGAACGTCGGTGGTGGTGGCGATTTCGGAGGTTCCAATTTGGCGCTGCTACAGGGATTCGGTCTCCCTTCTTTTATCccacaacagcaacaacatccACAAGTATACCAGATGGGGGGTAACAGAGAGATGAAGCCGTCACAAGTTTTTCCTCCTCCAGAGGAGAACCTAAGGCCTTCTGGTTCAACTTCTCATCATCCTCAGGACTGGCATCAAAGCTTTATTGAATCTTCTTCTAACTCCAAACCTGGACCAACTTATTGGAACAACAGCAGCGGAAACAACATGAACAGCAACAGTAACAACAATACTACTACTGCTACTACTACTCAGTGGTTGTCTGATCTATCAGGTTATGGTCATccttcacaacccttcatatAG
- the LOC122094318 gene encoding late embryogenesis abundant protein 76-like isoform X1 — translation MATVYLAKNSFFTSSKAFFPRNPCRFSSTSKVSRVSFTSSASKYSENRNAEEMGEKAKDKVKEEMGRAKEKASEVKDTTSEKASSMSDRAKEGMGRSKEKARKVKDMTGDVAYGVKEKTSDVTGSVADKAKQGTEKATEVVQEIGEKAKQTMQGAWGAAKETGQKIKETVVGKEDDSDYSTTDDEIEDLSKRAGDYGKINRKK, via the exons ATGGCAACCGTGTACCTAGCTAAGAACTCATTCTTCACTAGTTCCAAGGCCTTCTTCCCCCGAAACCCTTGTAGATTCTCTTCCACTTCTAAGGTCTCAAGGGTTTCCTTCACCTCTTCTGCTTCCAAATACTCTGAG AATCGAAAtgcagaagagatgggagaaaaGGCGAAGGATAAAGTAAAGGAAGAGATGGGCAGAGCCAAAGAGAAAGCAAGTGAAGTGAAAGATACCACGAGCGAGAAGGCATCCAGTATGTCCGATAGGGCAAAGGAAGGGATGGGAAGATCTAAAGAGAAAGCAAGGAAAGTAAAGGATATGACTGGCGACGTGGCATATGGTGTGAAGGAGAAGACGAGCGACGTGACTGGGTCCGTGGCGGATAAAGCTAAGCAAGGAACGGAGAAGGCAACGGAGGTGGTACAGGAGATAGGGGAGAAGGCGAAGCAGACGATGCAGGGTGCATGGGGAGCGGCTAAGGAGACGGGCCAGAAGATTAAAGAGACTGTCGTTGGCAAGGAAGACGATAGTGATTATTCCACCACCGATGATGAAATTGAAGACCTCAGCAAGCGAGCTGGAGATTATGGTAAgataaatagaaagaaataa
- the LOC122094300 gene encoding phytosulfokine receptor 2 — MLDSVSMVSLNWVFVVCFVCSFLGPGALSQTCDPNDLQVLKKFVGNLTDGSIISAWSDQSVCCQWDGVFCERGRVTKLILPKRGLTGTVSGSLGRLDKLKSLDLSFNFLHGSIPVDLSWNLQQLQVLDFSYNKLSGPIVEALGGLKSIRSVNLSSNSFNGSLIEIGGFPNLAVLNISNNSFAGPIVTKLCSSSNAVRVLDLSMNQFSGPLLMNGSDNCSASLQQFHVDFNSLSGHLPETLFWLSSLEQLSMAANNFSGQLSKSISKLSNLKTLAIFGNRFSGPLPNVFGNLTKLELLVAHSNSFSGSLPSTLELCSKLQVLDLRNNSLTGPIDIDFTGMPHLSLLDLATNHLIGTLPATLSRCLELRTLSLAKNSLSGQVPIDFAKLGSLSFLSLSNNSFENLAGALNVLQQCRNLSTLIITKNFHAEEIPSNISGFENLMVFAAGNCALRGQIPMWLLNCRKLQVLDLSWNLLSGGIPPWIGQMENLFYLDISNNSLTGEIPRSLTELKSLIFSNSSGPHLNICAAGIPLYVKHNQSASGLQYNQPSSIPPSLFLSNNRINGTIWPEIGRLKQLHVLDLSGNSITGIIPGTISDMQNLEVLDLSFNDLYGVIPTSFNKLTFLSKFSVANNHLRGPIPTGGQFLSFPSSSFEGNPGLCGLLIPACGANVTGLKPETPARPNSKIGRSSILGMTISIGVGIALLLAAVLFNMSKKDVDDPIDDVEDEMSRPHRLSEAVGSSKLVLLFQNSDNKELTIGDLLKSTNNFDQANIIGCGGFGLVYKANLPNGTKAAIKRLSEDCGQMEREFRAEVEALSRAQHKNLVPLQGYCRHGNGRLLIYSYMENGSLDYWLHERVDGRSELRWDARLKIAQGTAQGLAYLHKVCEPNIVHRDIKSSNILLDGNFEAHLADFGLSRLINPYDTHVTTDLVGTLGYIPPEYSQTLTATFKGDVYSFGVVLLELLTGRRPVDVCKAKGCRDLVSWVLQMKSEKKEEQTIDPSVWSKAREKQLLEVLEIACKCIDQDPRSRPSIEQVVSSLNAVAFDGA, encoded by the coding sequence ATGCTGGACTCTGTTTCAATGGTTTCCCTCAACTGGGTTTTCGTGGTTTGTTTTGTGTGTTCATTTCTGGGCCCTGGAGCACTAAGCCAGACCTGCGATCCAAACGACTTGCAGGTTCTGAAGAAATTCGTTGGGAACCTCACAGATGGGTCTATTATCTCTGCATGGTCTGATCAATCGGTTTGCTGTCAATGGGATGGGGTTTTCTGTGAAAGAGGGAGAGTTACTAAGCTGATTCTTCCAAAGAGAGGTCTGACAGGGACGGTATCAGGTTCCTTGGGTCGCCTGGATAAGCTGAAATCCCTCGATCTTTCCTTCAATTTTCTTCATGGTAGTATACCAGTAGACCTATCATGGAACTTGCAGCAGCTTCAGGTTCTTGATTTTAGCTACAACAAGCTATCAGGCCCTATTGTGGAAGCACTTGGTGGGTTGAAATCAATTCGATCAGTCAATCTATCTAGCAATTCCTTCAATGGGAGTTTGATCGAAATTGgaggctttccaaatcttgcaGTCCTCAATATAAGCAACAACTCCTTTGCTGGCCCTATCGTTACTAAACTATGCAGTTCCTCCAATGCTGTTCGGGTTCTTGATTTGTCTATGAATCAATTCTCAGGTCCCCTCTTGATGAATGGCTCAGACAATTGCAGTGCGTCTCTCCAACAGTTTCATGTTGATTTCAATTCACTTTCAGGTCATCTGCCAGAAACTCTGTTTTGGTTGTCTTCTTTGGAGCAGCTTTCAATGGCAGCCAACAATTTCTCTGGTCAGTTGAGCAAGAGCATCAGTAAGCTTTCCAATCTTAAAACTTTAGCTATTTTCGGAAACCGATTTTCGGGTCCACTTCCAAATGTTTTTGGGAATCTCACGAAACTAGAACTGTTAGTTGCGCACTCCAATTCCTTCTCTGGGTCATTGCCTTCTACTCTAGAACTCTGTTCCAAGCTTCAGGTGCTTGATCTCAGGAACAATTCTCTTACGGGGCctattgatattgatttcaCTGGAATGCCCCATCTCAGTTTACTTGATCTTGCTACCAATCATCTCATTGGTACACTTCCTGCTACCCTTTCCAGATGTTTGGAGCTGAGAACCTTGAGTCTTGCGAAAAATAGCCTCTCTGGCCAGGTCCCTATTGATTTTGCAAAGCTTGgatctctttcctttctttctttgtcaaaCAACAGCTTTGAGAACTTAGCTGGAGCATTAAATGTACTTCAGCAGTGCAGAAATCTCAGTACTCTCATAATCACCAAGAATTTCCATGCAGAAGAAATTCCAAGCAATATCAGTGGGTTTGAGAATTTGATGGTATTTGCTGCTGGAAACTGTGCTCTTAGAGGCCAAATCCCCATGTGGTTACTGAATTGCAGGAAATTACAGGTCCTGGACTTGTCATGGAATCTATTGAGTGGTGGCATCCCTCCCTGGATTGGCCAGATGGAGAATTTGTTTTATTTAGACATCTCCAATAATTCTCTCACAGGAGAAATCCCAAGAAGTTTGACAGAACTCAAGAGCCTTATTTTCTCAAACAGCAGTGGTCCACATCTTAACATCTGTGCTGCTGGCATCCCACTATATGTAAAACATAACCAGAGTGCCAGTGGTCTGCAGTATAATCAGCCCTCTAGTATCCCTCCATCATTATTTTTGAGCAATAATAGAATTAACGGGACAATATGGCCTGAGATTGGACGGTTGAAGCAACTACATGTCTTAGATTTGAGCGGGAATAGTATAACTGGGATCATCCCAGGCACCATTTCTGACATGCAAAACTTGGAGGTCTTGGATCTGTCTTTCAATGATCTGTACGGGGTGATTCCCACATCATTTAACAAGCTCACATTCTTGTCAAAGTTCAGTGTGGCAAATAATCACTTGCGAGGACCCATTCCAACCGGTGGGCAATTTCTCAGCTTCCCCAGCTCGAGTTTTGAAGGCAATCCAGGATTGTGTGGCCTACTAATTCCTGCCTGTGGTGCTAATGTAACGGGTCTGAAGCCTGAAACCCCAGCTAGACCAAACAGTAAGATTGGCCGAAGCAGTATACTTGGAATGACAATCAGTATTGGGGTTGGGATTGCGTTACTTTTAGCCGCTGTCCTGTTTAACATGTCAAAGAAGGATGTTGATGATCCaattgatgatgtggaggatgaAATGAGCAGACCACATAGGTTATCAGAGGCAGTTGGGTCTTCAAAGTTGGTGCTTTTGTTCCAAAATTCAGATAACAAGGAGCTAACCATTGGTGACCTGCTGAAATCTACAAACAATTTTGACCAAGCAAACATAATTGGTTGTGGAGGTTTTGGTCTAGTGTACAAAGCCAACCTTCCCAATGGAACAAAAGCTGCAATCAAGAGGCTCTCTGAGGACTGTGGACAGATGGAACGTGAATTCAGGGCTGAAGTGGAAGCCCTTTCAAGAGCTCAGCACAAGAACCTTGTCCCTCTACAGGGTTATTGCAGGCATGGTAATGGCAGGTTATTGATTTACTCCTACATGGAGAATGGAAGCTTGGATTATTGGCTGCATGAGAGGGTTGATGGAAGGTCAGAGCTTAGATGGGATGCTAGGCTTAAAATTGCTCAAGGAACTGCCCAGGGATTGGCTTACTTGCACAAGGTCTGCGAACCAAATATTGTACATCGGGacataaaatctagcaacatactcctGGATGGAAATTTTGAAGCTCATCTGGCTGATTTTGGTCTGTCGAGGTTAATTAATCCATATGATACTCATGTAACAACGGATCTGGTTGGGACCTTGGGATATATTCCTCCTGAATATAGTCAGACATTGACAGCAACATTCAAAGGTGATGTTTACAGCTTTGGGGTAGTTCTTCTGGAGCTTCTTACTGGTAGGAGGCCTGTGGATGTTTGTAAAGCGAAGGGCTGCAGAGACTTGGTGTCGTGGGTGCTTCAAATGAAAtctgagaagaaggaagaacaaaCAATTGATCCATCAGTCTGGAGCAAGGCCAGGGAGAAACAGCTCCTTGAGGTACTTGAAATTGCATGTAAGTGCATAGACCAAGACCCAAGGAGCAGACCCTCCATTGAACAAGTTGTTTCATCACTTAATGCTGTTGCTTTTGATGGTGCCTAA
- the LOC122094318 gene encoding late embryogenesis abundant protein ECP63-like isoform X2, with the protein MATVYLAKNSFFTSSKAFFPRNPCRFSSTSKVSRVSFTSSASKYSENRNAEEMGEKAKDKVKEEMGRAKEKASEVKDTTSEKASSMSDRAKEGMGRSKEKARKVKDMTGDVAYGVKEKTSDVTGSVADKAKQGTEKATEVVQEIGEKANDYSTTDDEIEDLSKRAGDYGKINRKK; encoded by the exons ATGGCAACCGTGTACCTAGCTAAGAACTCATTCTTCACTAGTTCCAAGGCCTTCTTCCCCCGAAACCCTTGTAGATTCTCTTCCACTTCTAAGGTCTCAAGGGTTTCCTTCACCTCTTCTGCTTCCAAATACTCTGAG AATCGAAAtgcagaagagatgggagaaaaGGCGAAGGATAAAGTAAAGGAAGAGATGGGCAGAGCCAAAGAGAAAGCAAGTGAAGTGAAAGATACCACGAGCGAGAAGGCATCCAGTATGTCCGATAGGGCAAAGGAAGGGATGGGAAGATCTAAAGAGAAAGCAAGGAAAGTAAAGGATATGACTGGCGACGTGGCATATGGTGTGAAGGAGAAGACGAGCGACGTGACTGGGTCCGTGGCGGATAAAGCTAAGCAAGGAACGGAGAAGGCAACGGAGGTGGTACAGGAGATAGGGGAGAAGGCGAA TGATTATTCCACCACCGATGATGAAATTGAAGACCTCAGCAAGCGAGCTGGAGATTATGGTAAgataaatagaaagaaataa